GCTTCCAAGAGCATTCCCCGTGCTGCGGCCTCAAGCGTGGTTTTCGTTTGAGCACTGAACTTGCTCCACGCGTACGAGATGTTCTGTTGAGTCGGTGGCTTGGGCATCCCGAAGCCCTTCAGAAGTGCTGGGCGGTTCGCGAGGCGGTCTGCGAGTTCGCTCTGGGTGAGGTCGTGGACCGTCTGGTAGATGTAGAGCCGTGCCATCGACTCGGTGCTGAAGGTTGCTTTGTTCTGATTGCGGCTATCGCTGAGTTCAGCAACTGGAATCGAGACTTGGTTGAGCAGTCGCCAGAGTGTATCAACTTGGTCACAGAGTGTCTTCGCGTGGTAGACGATTGCTCCCGCAACCGCGGGAGCATCGTCGTCCAGCGTCGGTGTCAATTCGTGTGCCACAGTAGGTCCAGATATGGGAACAAATGATTCGAACATATCACATCATATATCCGCTCAATTATGTCGATCTAATGTATCTGTGAACGCAATACTACACGAGGCACTGTCTAGATGAGGGTTTGAGGAATGAGCAGGTGGTGGCGAGAAGTGCTCATGCAACTCGCCAACCTGCTCAGAGAGACCTTAGACGTGGATTGTGATGAGGTTTGGGAGAACGAGCGCACCCCGACACCCGTCAGGGTGTTCGGGGTGCGACTGCATTCGATGGGTTTGTCAGTTCGGGAGGTCGTCGCAGTGCTTGAATTACTCGGTATTGACCGCTCTCACGGCGCAATCTGGAACTGGACACACAAATTATCAGAAGCTCAGAGCGACCCGCCGACGGCGCAGCCGTCGCGGGTCGCGGTCGATGAGAAACAGATCGAGGTCGATGGCGAGAAAAAATGGTTGTATGCCGCGATCGACATAGAATCGAAGCTACTGCTCGAAATCGACGTGTTCAGCCGCCGCGGGACTGACCCCGCGGCGGCGTTCTTGCACCGACTCATCGAGAAACACGAGATCGACGAGGCAGAGTTTCTCGTCGATGCTGGCGGCTATTTGACTGCCCTCGCGCGCCACGAATTGAGCGGTCAACTCAACTACAGCGACCGAAACCACGTCGAAAAGTGGTTTCAAACTGTCTCAATGCGGATCGACCGCTTTCACTCCTTCTGGCGGGGCAGTCCGGCCAGCGCAAGACGCTGGCTGAGACGCTTCAGACACCACTATAACCACGATCGACCGAATCAAGCGCTCAATGGCCGAACGCCAGCTGAGGAGGTGCTGAACTA
This portion of the Natronobeatus ordinarius genome encodes:
- a CDS encoding IS6 family transposase; translated protein: MQLANLLRETLDVDCDEVWENERTPTPVRVFGVRLHSMGLSVREVVAVLELLGIDRSHGAIWNWTHKLSEAQSDPPTAQPSRVAVDEKQIEVDGEKKWLYAAIDIESKLLLEIDVFSRRGTDPAAAFLHRLIEKHEIDEAEFLVDAGGYLTALARHELSGQLNYSDRNHVEKWFQTVSMRIDRFHSFWRGSPASARRWLRRFRHHYNHDRPNQALNGRTPAEEVLN